The proteins below come from a single Roseiflexus sp. RS-1 genomic window:
- the ppc gene encoding phosphoenolpyruvate carboxylase, which translates to MSHVTRRENERLSATIRFLGNLLGEVIRNQAGEEAFRLVEQLRTLGKELRNGEPDRADASLRALASQMTVTDVQTVIKAFNAYFLLVNLAEQMQRVWILRDREQASPTAPRTESIAAAIAEIHAHNVSAVTVQEWLETARIQPVFTAHPTEARRRTALEKVRRLATLLDRRSGGLQGFELEENTLRIREEIVSLWQTDEVRVVKPTVIDEVKNGLFYFESGLFDLIPRLYRELEYALRTAYPDHEWRVPPLLRYGAWMGGDRDGNPNVTHAVTLQTVRLLRAAAVQRHITTIEELSHRLGQSTRQAPVSEELRASLANDAALFPDVADMLTQRNPYELYRQKCTYIREKLLRTLNDANTASLDWGRSDPPPNGAYLRSDDLLADLRVMEQSLRANNAAVVADGALRDLIRQVEVFGLHTATLDIRQHSERHTAALAEVLASAGVCADYTALNETERIDLLSREIGNPRPLIPAHLDYSPDTVEVIQTFRTIAAILNRLSPEAIETYIVSMTRGASDLLAPLLLAKEAGLFRPFRFSRLNIAPLFETGADLTCCDTILEACLSLPVYRDHLALRGNLQEVMIGYSDSNKDVGYVAANWALYQAQRKLRDFGRRYGIHMRLFHGRGGAIGRGGGPANHAILAQPPGSIGNQIKITEQGEVIADRYGLPLLAHRHIEQVMNAVLRAGLLQRDDPPAEWMQALERLADLSQRHYRALVYERNDFVPYFHNVTPITEISRLNIGSRPASRRNTGRIEDLRAIPWVFSWMQSRHTLPGWYGMGFALETFVYKGDGIDLDMSGDSGNVTGDGTTDHVGSAIDRLALLQEMYARWSFFRVMIDNAQMILGKADLHIAARYAELAPDREAAASIFAAIRDEYGRTDRMIRQIARIERLLDNSPVLQHSIQRRNPYIDPMSYLQIELLRRLRAAPDGPQHAAIEDAILLSISGLAAGLMNTG; encoded by the coding sequence ATGTCACACGTGACCCGTCGTGAAAACGAGCGTCTTTCAGCAACGATCCGTTTTCTGGGAAACCTGCTCGGCGAAGTCATTCGCAACCAGGCAGGCGAAGAGGCGTTTCGATTGGTCGAACAGTTGCGGACGCTGGGGAAAGAACTGCGCAACGGCGAACCTGATCGCGCCGACGCATCTCTCCGCGCACTGGCGTCGCAGATGACCGTCACCGATGTTCAGACAGTCATCAAGGCGTTCAACGCCTACTTTCTCCTCGTGAACCTTGCCGAACAGATGCAGCGCGTCTGGATTCTGCGCGACCGCGAGCAAGCAAGCCCGACGGCGCCACGCACCGAGTCGATTGCTGCCGCAATTGCGGAGATCCACGCCCACAACGTGTCCGCAGTCACGGTGCAGGAGTGGCTCGAAACCGCGCGTATTCAGCCGGTATTCACCGCCCACCCGACCGAGGCGCGCCGCCGCACCGCACTGGAAAAGGTTCGTCGCCTGGCAACCCTGCTCGACCGGCGATCAGGCGGTTTACAAGGGTTTGAACTTGAAGAGAACACGCTGCGCATTCGTGAAGAGATCGTCTCATTGTGGCAGACCGATGAGGTGCGGGTCGTGAAGCCAACCGTGATCGACGAAGTCAAGAACGGCCTGTTCTACTTTGAAAGCGGACTGTTCGATCTCATCCCGCGCCTCTACCGCGAACTGGAGTATGCGTTACGCACAGCGTACCCGGATCACGAGTGGCGTGTGCCGCCTCTGTTGCGCTACGGAGCGTGGATGGGCGGCGACCGTGACGGCAATCCGAACGTCACCCACGCCGTGACCCTTCAGACGGTTCGCCTGCTGCGCGCCGCCGCCGTGCAGCGCCACATAACCACCATCGAAGAACTCAGCCATCGTCTTGGTCAATCGACGCGACAGGCGCCTGTCAGCGAGGAACTGCGCGCATCGCTGGCGAACGATGCCGCCCTCTTCCCCGATGTCGCCGATATGCTCACGCAACGCAATCCCTACGAACTCTACCGTCAGAAATGCACCTACATCCGCGAAAAACTGCTGCGCACCCTCAATGACGCCAATACCGCTTCGCTCGATTGGGGACGATCAGATCCGCCGCCGAACGGCGCATATCTCAGAAGCGACGATCTGCTCGCCGATCTGCGGGTGATGGAACAGAGTCTGCGCGCCAATAATGCCGCAGTGGTCGCCGATGGCGCACTGCGCGACCTCATCCGCCAGGTTGAAGTCTTCGGTCTGCACACAGCCACCCTCGATATTCGCCAGCATAGTGAGCGGCATACCGCTGCGCTCGCCGAGGTGCTGGCATCCGCAGGCGTATGCGCCGACTACACAGCACTCAACGAGACTGAACGGATCGATCTCCTGTCACGCGAGATCGGAAACCCGCGTCCACTCATTCCCGCTCATCTCGACTACTCACCCGACACGGTCGAAGTCATTCAAACATTCCGCACCATCGCAGCGATCCTCAACCGCCTCAGCCCGGAAGCCATCGAGACGTACATCGTGAGCATGACGCGCGGTGCGAGCGATCTGCTGGCGCCACTCCTGCTGGCAAAAGAGGCGGGATTGTTCCGCCCCTTCCGTTTCAGCCGATTGAACATCGCGCCACTCTTCGAGACCGGCGCCGACCTCACGTGTTGCGACACGATACTTGAAGCATGTCTGAGTTTGCCGGTCTACCGCGATCATCTGGCGCTGCGCGGCAACCTGCAAGAAGTGATGATCGGCTACTCCGACAGCAACAAGGACGTAGGCTATGTCGCCGCCAACTGGGCGCTTTACCAGGCGCAGCGCAAACTGCGTGATTTTGGGCGACGGTACGGCATCCACATGCGCCTGTTCCACGGGCGTGGCGGCGCCATTGGGCGCGGCGGCGGACCGGCGAACCACGCCATCCTGGCGCAACCGCCCGGCAGCATTGGCAACCAGATCAAAATCACCGAGCAGGGCGAAGTCATCGCCGACCGGTACGGATTGCCCCTGCTGGCGCACCGTCATATCGAACAGGTGATGAATGCCGTTCTGCGCGCTGGTCTGCTGCAGCGTGACGACCCTCCGGCGGAGTGGATGCAGGCGCTCGAACGTCTGGCAGACCTGTCGCAGCGCCACTATCGCGCGCTTGTGTATGAACGGAACGATTTCGTTCCATACTTCCACAACGTTACCCCGATCACCGAAATCAGCCGCCTCAACATTGGCAGTCGCCCGGCAAGCCGCCGCAATACCGGGCGCATCGAAGACCTGCGCGCCATTCCGTGGGTATTCAGCTGGATGCAGAGTCGCCACACCCTTCCGGGCTGGTACGGTATGGGGTTTGCACTCGAAACGTTCGTGTACAAAGGGGATGGCATCGATCTGGACATGAGCGGCGACAGCGGGAACGTGACCGGCGACGGAACGACCGACCACGTGGGGTCAGCCATCGACCGTCTCGCGCTGCTGCAGGAGATGTACGCCAGGTGGTCTTTTTTCCGGGTCATGATCGACAATGCCCAGATGATTCTGGGCAAAGCCGACCTCCATATTGCTGCACGTTACGCCGAACTTGCGCCGGATCGAGAAGCGGCGGCGTCCATTTTCGCCGCCATCCGCGACGAGTATGGACGCACCGACCGGATGATCCGCCAGATCGCCCGGATCGAACGCCTGCTCGACAATAGCCCGGTGCTGCAACACTCGATCCAGCGTCGCAACCCGTATATCGATCCGATGAGTTACCTGCAGATCGAACTGTTGCGCCGGTTGCGTGCCGCACCCGACGGACCGCAGCATGCCGCCATCGAGGATGCCATCCTGCTCAGCATCAGCGGGCTGGCGGCAGGGCTGATGAATACCGGGTAA
- a CDS encoding DUF192 domain-containing protein → MRVVSLFLLLIVAMACGQPQRNDRPIATPAGAGAPAPTVIVAAPEPYPAPGGAYPTPGEAYPAPVATAAATLGAPEATVVPDATIDIVIGTHRLEAEVVATPEKRSVGLMFRDALPENRGMLFVFAGPYTGTFWMRNTRIPLSIAFISKERRILNIEDMQPFDEITQHAPRGEAFYALEVNQGWFAARGIKPGDEVMFELPPDLVIR, encoded by the coding sequence GTGCGCGTGGTATCCTTGTTTCTGTTGCTGATCGTTGCGATGGCGTGCGGTCAGCCCCAGAGAAATGACCGCCCCATCGCCACGCCGGCAGGTGCAGGCGCCCCTGCGCCGACGGTGATCGTCGCTGCGCCGGAACCATATCCGGCGCCGGGCGGAGCATATCCGACGCCGGGAGAAGCATATCCTGCGCCGGTTGCGACGGCGGCTGCAACGTTGGGGGCGCCGGAAGCGACCGTTGTTCCTGATGCGACGATCGATATCGTGATTGGAACGCACCGCCTTGAGGCGGAGGTTGTTGCCACGCCAGAGAAACGCAGTGTCGGGTTGATGTTTCGGGATGCGCTCCCTGAAAATCGCGGCATGCTCTTCGTTTTTGCCGGTCCGTACACCGGCACGTTCTGGATGCGTAACACCCGTATTCCGCTTTCGATTGCGTTTATCAGTAAAGAGCGGCGTATTCTCAATATCGAAGATATGCAGCCGTTTGATGAGATCACGCAGCATGCCCCGCGCGGCGAGGCGTTCTACGCGCTCGAAGTGAACCAGGGGTGGTTTGCCGCGCGGGGCATCAAGCCCGGCGACGAGGTAATGTTCGAGTTGCCGCCAGACCTGGTGATCAGATGA
- the nfi gene encoding deoxyribonuclease V (cleaves DNA at apurinic or apyrimidinic sites), with the protein MDQSFDQPWPTSLAEARAIQQHIRTRIITHDAHGPIRTVAGVDTGYSGDSALAAVVVLAFPSLEVLDYAVARRQIDFPYVPGYLSFREAPAVLDALASLRIAPDLLICDGHGLAHPRRCGIASHLGVLTDLPSIGCAKSLLVGTHEPPPDVRGAWTPLHDQGEVVGAALRTRPGVRPVYVSIGHRVALETAIRFVMACVTRYRLPETTRAADALASHGRIPR; encoded by the coding sequence ATGGACCAATCATTCGACCAACCGTGGCCCACAAGCCTGGCAGAGGCACGGGCCATTCAGCAACACATACGCACACGAATCATTACCCACGATGCCCACGGACCGATCCGCACGGTTGCCGGTGTCGATACCGGGTACAGTGGTGATAGCGCGCTCGCAGCCGTTGTCGTGCTGGCATTTCCGTCGCTGGAGGTGCTCGATTATGCAGTGGCGCGACGGCAGATCGACTTCCCGTATGTCCCTGGCTACCTTTCGTTCCGTGAAGCGCCCGCAGTGCTCGATGCGCTTGCCAGCCTGCGCATTGCGCCTGATCTGCTGATCTGTGACGGCCACGGTCTTGCCCATCCCAGGCGTTGCGGTATTGCTTCCCATCTTGGCGTCCTCACCGATCTCCCCTCGATCGGATGCGCAAAATCGTTGCTGGTCGGCACGCACGAACCACCGCCCGATGTGCGTGGCGCCTGGACGCCGCTGCACGACCAGGGGGAAGTTGTCGGAGCAGCGCTGCGCACCCGTCCGGGAGTGCGCCCGGTGTACGTTTCCATTGGTCATCGCGTGGCGCTGGAGACGGCGATCCGCTTCGTGATGGCGTGTGTTACGCGCTATCGACTGCCGGAGACGACCCGCGCCGCTGATGCGCTTGCGTCGCATGGGCGCATCCCACGATAA
- a CDS encoding HAD-IIA family hydrolase, whose translation MPLPRYSAYVFDLDGTIYLGDALLPGAAETIARLRTGGSKVLFLSNNPTRTRAQYAAKLTALGIPTTPDEVINSSYVMVRWLRAEAPGSRIFVIGEQPLCDELAAAGFDLATDAGGVQFVIASFDRTFTYRKLQIAFDAIRAGARFVATNPDRYCPTPTGGEPDAAAIIAAIEACTSHPVEVVVGKPSPIMARTVADILQLPPERCLMVGDRLETDIVMGRTAGMATALTLTGATDRCALINSPVQPDYVIESVGELIRQTEYNELQA comes from the coding sequence ATGCCACTCCCACGCTACAGCGCATACGTCTTCGATCTTGATGGAACGATTTACCTGGGTGACGCGCTCCTGCCCGGCGCCGCCGAAACCATCGCCCGTCTGCGCACTGGCGGATCGAAGGTTCTGTTCCTCTCTAACAATCCGACCCGCACGCGCGCCCAATACGCGGCAAAATTGACCGCGCTCGGCATTCCGACAACGCCGGACGAGGTGATCAACTCATCGTATGTGATGGTGCGCTGGTTACGCGCAGAAGCGCCAGGGAGCCGGATTTTCGTTATTGGAGAGCAACCGCTCTGCGACGAACTGGCTGCCGCCGGTTTCGACCTGGCGACAGATGCTGGCGGTGTTCAATTCGTCATTGCATCATTCGACCGCACCTTCACCTATCGCAAGTTGCAGATCGCATTCGATGCCATTCGCGCCGGAGCGCGCTTCGTCGCCACGAATCCCGACCGCTACTGTCCGACGCCAACCGGCGGCGAACCTGACGCTGCAGCAATCATTGCCGCCATTGAAGCGTGCACCTCACATCCGGTCGAAGTGGTGGTCGGCAAACCATCGCCGATCATGGCGCGAACCGTTGCCGATATCCTGCAACTGCCGCCTGAACGGTGCCTCATGGTTGGCGACCGACTCGAAACCGATATTGTAATGGGGCGCACCGCCGGGATGGCAACGGCGCTGACCCTCACCGGCGCAACTGATCGCTGTGCGCTGATCAATTCGCCTGTTCAACCAGATTATGTCATCGAGTCGGTTGGCGAACTGATACGGCAAACAGAGTATAATGAGTTGCAGGCATGA
- a CDS encoding VanW family protein: MSAEQVHFSSVADAAEREGFPVTARTRVRPPRRRGDGWLWFALAVITLVALGVAGGITSFYRSYEGRIYPNVSIQGIAVGEMTPEQAESALRSRYAAFLRQPVVITYGDRQWTPTLDELGMTFDFRGAVDAAYNAGRGRGVVDDVRELAAIWQHGLDVPLHVSYDETRAQAYLTQLAREIERAPADAQVRLDGAQIAIVGAVIGRQVLVDATLAHVSQQLQAFVPATIPLQTREIPPRLDDATVAAARAQIETILQGPLTLRVGKNEYEWTVADLADMIIINRVPSAEGDRIAVTLDQDMIARRIRQIADETEKPGTRPRVAWNNGDLKIIKPGKPGLRLDEVRARDMVIAAVMGRDRTLELPMVPTDPPVTEANLHQLGIRELVSIGKSDFTGSAAYRIHNIGVGMQLLNGLLIAPGEEFSFNKNIGQINAANGFVEGAAIIQNRTQQEFGGGICQDSTTLFRAAFWAGLPITERWGHSFYISWYDKYALGPRGNGPGLDATIFTGGPDLKFINDTGAWLLIQAWSNPKTGVAQIELYGTKPNRTVDLTHKVYDHTPAPSEPVFVADPKVPRGTIKHTDKARGGMTIDVYRLVVENGAPRPPELFRTRFRPWPNIYTLNPADIGPDGKPLIPFPQGDQPAPTPAPPPEQPTEPPPPPGVEPATGNQINP, from the coding sequence GTGTCGGCTGAACAGGTTCACTTTTCGTCGGTAGCCGATGCGGCGGAGCGTGAAGGTTTTCCGGTCACAGCACGTACACGCGTGCGACCGCCGCGCCGTCGTGGTGATGGGTGGCTCTGGTTTGCACTGGCAGTGATTACGCTTGTCGCACTGGGCGTTGCAGGCGGGATCACGTCCTTCTACCGGTCATACGAAGGGCGGATCTATCCCAATGTTTCGATCCAGGGCATTGCCGTTGGCGAAATGACGCCCGAACAGGCCGAGTCTGCGCTGCGCTCGCGCTATGCGGCATTCCTCCGTCAACCGGTGGTCATTACGTATGGTGACCGTCAGTGGACGCCGACGCTTGACGAGTTGGGGATGACATTCGATTTTCGTGGCGCGGTCGATGCGGCATACAATGCCGGTCGTGGTCGTGGAGTGGTCGATGACGTCCGTGAACTTGCCGCGATATGGCAGCACGGTCTCGATGTACCGCTGCACGTGTCCTACGATGAAACGCGCGCGCAGGCATACCTGACGCAACTGGCGCGTGAGATCGAGCGTGCGCCCGCCGATGCGCAGGTACGACTCGATGGCGCACAGATTGCGATTGTTGGCGCTGTCATTGGGCGGCAGGTGCTGGTCGACGCAACCCTGGCGCACGTGTCGCAGCAGTTACAAGCCTTCGTTCCCGCCACGATCCCGTTGCAAACCCGCGAGATCCCGCCCCGCCTCGACGATGCCACCGTCGCTGCGGCGCGTGCGCAGATCGAAACCATCCTGCAAGGTCCGTTGACATTGCGGGTGGGTAAGAATGAGTATGAGTGGACGGTCGCCGATCTTGCGGACATGATCATCATAAACCGTGTTCCTTCCGCAGAAGGGGACCGTATCGCGGTGACCCTCGACCAGGACATGATCGCGCGCCGTATTCGCCAGATTGCCGACGAGACGGAAAAACCGGGAACGCGACCACGGGTGGCATGGAACAACGGGGATCTCAAGATCATAAAGCCCGGCAAGCCGGGGCTGCGCCTCGACGAAGTGCGCGCGCGCGATATGGTGATCGCCGCAGTGATGGGGCGTGATCGAACGCTCGAACTGCCAATGGTTCCTACCGATCCGCCGGTGACTGAAGCAAACCTCCATCAACTTGGCATTCGTGAACTGGTCAGCATTGGCAAAAGCGACTTTACCGGCTCAGCAGCCTATCGCATCCACAATATCGGCGTTGGGATGCAACTGCTGAACGGTTTGTTGATTGCGCCAGGCGAGGAGTTTTCCTTCAATAAGAATATCGGGCAGATCAACGCGGCCAATGGGTTCGTCGAAGGCGCGGCTATTATTCAGAACCGGACGCAACAGGAGTTCGGCGGCGGCATCTGCCAGGACTCAACGACCCTGTTCCGCGCTGCATTCTGGGCCGGATTACCGATTACCGAGCGATGGGGGCACTCGTTCTATATCAGCTGGTACGACAAGTACGCGCTTGGTCCTCGCGGCAACGGTCCTGGACTCGATGCCACCATCTTCACCGGCGGACCAGACCTGAAGTTTATCAACGACACCGGTGCGTGGCTGTTGATCCAGGCATGGTCAAACCCGAAGACCGGTGTGGCGCAGATTGAGCTATACGGCACGAAGCCCAATCGCACGGTCGATCTGACGCATAAAGTGTACGATCACACGCCTGCACCCTCGGAACCGGTATTCGTCGCCGATCCGAAAGTGCCACGCGGAACGATCAAACATACCGATAAAGCACGCGGTGGTATGACGATAGATGTGTATCGTCTGGTTGTGGAAAATGGCGCTCCGCGCCCGCCGGAGTTGTTCCGCACCCGTTTTCGCCCGTGGCCTAACATCTATACCCTGAACCCTGCCGATATCGGTCCCGACGGTAAGCCGCTGATTCCGTTCCCACAGGGCGATCAACCGGCGCCCACACCCGCGCCGCCGCCAGAACAACCGACCGAACCGCCACCACCGCCGGGTGTTGAACCCGCCACCGGTAATCAGATAAACCCGTAA
- a CDS encoding DUF7226 domain-containing protein translates to MLATSDIPQADVLWHVARVPEAIVRGHATHEAIGAYLGAKGQRQGLYYAQAARVLGLVGEPEADGTVPLTPYGRAFAQYDRSAQSTALRRLLREQEPTRSVLRAIRERGGLDYDGIASVLQQLAPLAESTARRRAHTAAAWLVSAGLAAWRDGKLVAASAPPESMGWAIVRRRAGNAAR, encoded by the coding sequence ATGCTGGCGACGAGTGATATTCCCCAGGCGGACGTGCTGTGGCACGTTGCGCGCGTACCGGAGGCAATTGTGCGCGGGCACGCTACCCACGAAGCAATCGGCGCCTACCTTGGTGCGAAAGGGCAACGGCAGGGGCTGTACTATGCACAGGCTGCGCGTGTGCTCGGTCTGGTTGGCGAGCCAGAGGCGGATGGAACGGTTCCGCTGACGCCCTACGGTCGGGCGTTTGCGCAGTATGATCGTTCGGCGCAAAGCACTGCGTTGCGTCGTCTGCTGCGCGAACAGGAGCCGACACGCTCGGTTTTACGCGCAATTCGCGAGCGTGGCGGTCTCGATTATGATGGGATCGCCAGCGTGTTGCAGCAACTGGCGCCGCTGGCGGAAAGCACGGCGCGGCGGCGTGCACACACGGCGGCGGCATGGCTGGTGTCTGCCGGTCTTGCAGCCTGGCGCGATGGGAAACTGGTGGCTGCGAGCGCGCCGCCGGAGAGCATGGGATGGGCAATCGTGCGTCGTCGTGCTGGTAACGCCGCACGCTAG
- a CDS encoding WS/DGAT/MGAT family O-acyltransferase → MAARRTEAFTSADAAWLRMEDPTNLMMITGVLMFDEPINVARLHRVIEERLLVFDRFRMRVKPGRTSNVLPEWEIDPYFNLNAHIHRIALPAPGGKRELQALVSDLMSTPLDFSKPLWHFHIVENYNGGSAALCRLHHAIADGIALVQVLLSLTDEQRDALSAAGGVRQDTRAANPIESFLLPAVRSLSNALTSAGTIIDEGRELLSDPARVIDVARTGVSGAQALNKLLFMPSDPLTLFKGALGVQKRAAWSEPIPLDDVKRVGGMFRCTINDVLLNAVAGALRRYMINRGAVVEGLNIRAVVPVNLRPPGPITELGNRFSLVFLDLPIGIEDPFDRLLELKRRMEGIKSSPEALIAFGILNTIGVMPQQMAELVVDIFGSKATAVMTNVPGPRQRIYLAGSPIRQIMFWVPQAGHLGLGVSIFSYAGDVLIGIAVDAGLVPDPDTIVAAFHTEFNDLLRLACIVTGDASERARAAGG, encoded by the coding sequence ATGGCAGCACGACGAACTGAGGCATTCACCAGCGCCGATGCCGCGTGGCTGCGGATGGAAGACCCCACCAACCTCATGATGATCACCGGCGTCCTGATGTTCGATGAGCCGATCAACGTCGCACGGCTGCATCGGGTCATCGAGGAGCGGTTGCTGGTCTTTGATCGTTTTCGGATGCGGGTGAAACCAGGGCGAACGTCCAATGTTCTGCCGGAATGGGAGATCGATCCGTATTTCAATCTCAACGCGCACATTCATCGAATTGCACTGCCGGCGCCCGGCGGCAAGCGTGAACTGCAGGCGCTCGTCAGCGATCTGATGAGCACGCCGCTCGATTTCAGCAAGCCGCTGTGGCATTTTCACATTGTCGAAAATTACAACGGCGGCAGCGCTGCGTTGTGCAGGTTGCACCACGCCATCGCCGACGGTATTGCGCTGGTGCAGGTGCTCCTCTCGCTGACCGATGAACAACGGGATGCGCTGTCGGCTGCCGGTGGCGTCAGGCAGGATACGCGCGCTGCAAATCCGATCGAGTCCTTCCTCCTTCCCGCAGTCAGGTCGTTGAGCAATGCATTGACGAGCGCAGGGACGATCATCGATGAAGGTCGTGAACTGCTCAGCGATCCAGCGCGCGTGATCGATGTGGCGCGCACCGGAGTGAGCGGGGCGCAGGCGTTGAACAAACTGCTCTTCATGCCGTCCGATCCGCTGACGCTCTTCAAAGGGGCGCTGGGGGTCCAGAAACGCGCTGCCTGGTCAGAACCCATTCCGCTCGATGACGTCAAGCGGGTTGGCGGCATGTTTCGCTGCACGATCAACGATGTGCTGCTCAATGCGGTTGCAGGAGCGTTGCGACGGTACATGATCAACCGTGGCGCGGTCGTCGAGGGTCTCAACATTCGCGCCGTTGTGCCGGTGAATCTCCGCCCGCCGGGACCGATCACCGAACTGGGCAACCGCTTCAGCCTGGTCTTTCTTGATCTGCCGATCGGCATCGAGGATCCGTTCGATCGGCTGCTGGAGTTGAAGCGCCGGATGGAAGGGATCAAGAGTTCGCCTGAAGCGCTGATCGCCTTTGGCATCCTGAATACGATCGGCGTCATGCCGCAGCAGATGGCGGAACTGGTCGTTGATATCTTTGGCAGCAAGGCGACCGCAGTAATGACCAATGTTCCCGGTCCGCGACAGCGTATCTATCTTGCCGGCAGCCCGATCCGCCAGATCATGTTCTGGGTACCGCAGGCGGGTCACCTGGGTCTGGGGGTCAGCATCTTCAGTTACGCCGGTGATGTGTTGATCGGTATTGCGGTCGATGCGGGGCTGGTTCCCGATCCGGACACGATTGTTGCCGCCTTCCATACCGAGTTCAACGATCTCTTACGTCTGGCGTGCATTGTCACCGGCGATGCGTCGGAGCGTGCACGCGCTGCGGGGGGATAA